Proteins encoded by one window of Lathyrus oleraceus cultivar Zhongwan6 chromosome 1, CAAS_Psat_ZW6_1.0, whole genome shotgun sequence:
- the LOC127110588 gene encoding protein DETOXIFICATION 16 isoform X1, with translation MSLDTPLIVEETKQNSKEEDKRELIEEVKKQLWLSGPLVSVSLLNFGIDLISVMFVGHLGELTLSGASMATSFATVTGFSLLAGMASALDTLCGQSYGAKQYRMLGVHTQRAMFILMMAAIPLAIIWANTRSILIFLGQDPEISTEAGNYAKLMVPGLFGYGLLQCLNRFLQTQNIVFPMLFGAVLTTLLHIPLCWIMVYKSGLGGRGAAIANLISEWLNVIILSLYIKFSPSCKNTWHGFSKEALALNNIPIFLKLAIPSTLMVCLEMWSFELMVLLSGLLPNSKLETSVLSICLNTEVAIWMIPFGLGEAISIRVSNELGAGNPQAARLAVCVVVVIAIIESILVGAVMFLIRNILGYAYSNEEEVVKYVGTLLPILAATHFLDGLQCVLSGMARGCGWQESGAYVNLGAYYLVGVPAAVVLAFVLHVGGKGLLLGMICAFIVQVFALTIITIRTDWKKEIRKASDRVNDSITTESLVY, from the exons ATGTCGCTTGACACTCCATTGATTGTTGAAGAAACAAAACAGAACAGCAAGGAAGAAGATAAAAGAGAATTGATTGAAGAAGTGAAAAAACAGTTATGGCTATCAGGACCGTTAGTTTCTGTTTCACTTTTGAATTTTGGTATCGATCTTATTTCAGTTATGTTTGTTGGTCATCTTGGTGAATTGACTCTTTCTGGTGCTTCCATGGCTACTTCTTTTGCTACTGTCACTGGCTTCAGTTTATTG GCAGGAATGGCAAGTGCATTGGACACATTATGTGGACAATCATATGGGGCAAAACAGTACCGCATGTTAGGCGTACACACGCAGAGAGCAATGTTCATTCTCATGATGGCCGCGATTCCCCTAGCGATTATTTGGGCCAACACAAGATCCATTCTCATTTTTCTCGGCCAAGATCCTGAAATATCTACCGAGGCTGGAAACTATGCTAAGTTAATGGTTCCAGGGCTTTTTGGTTATGGTCTTCTACAATGCCTCAACAGATTCTTACAGACTCAAAATATTGTATTTCCAATGTTGTTTGGCGCCGTGCTTACGACATTACTTCATATTCCTCTATGTTGGATTATGGTATACAAGTCTGGGTTAGGTGGCAGAGGGGCTGCCATAGCAAATTTAATTTCTGAATGGTTGAATGTTATTATACTCTCACTTTATATCAAGTTTTCTCCTTCATGTAAAAATACTTGGCATGGATTTTCCAAGGAGGCATTAGCACTTAACAACATCCCTATTTTCTTGAAGCTTGCTATTCCTTCAACTCTAATGGTTTG CTTGGAAATGTGGTCATTTGAGTTAATGGTTCTCCTTTCTGGTCTCCTTCCAAATTCAAAGTTGGAAACATCAGTGCTTTCTATCTG TTTGAATACAGAAGTAGCTATTTGGATGATACCATTTGGACTTGGTGAAGCAATAAG CATTCGTGTCTCGAATGAACTCGGGGCTGGTAACCCACAGGCTGCACGTTTGGCAGTGTGCGTCGTTGTGGTGATTGCCATTATTGAGAGCATCTTAGTCGGAGCAGTGATGTTTCTTATACGCAATATATTGGGTTATGCTTATAGTAATGAAGAAGAAGTTGTCAAATACGTTGGAACTTTGTTGCCAATTCTTGCTGCAACCCACTTCCTCGATGGACTACAATGCGTTCTTTCAGGCATGGCTAGAGGATGTGGTTGGCAGGAAAGTGGTGCTTATGTTAATCTGGGAGCATACTATTTAGTTGGGGTTCCGGCGGCCGTAGTATTAGCTTTTGTATTGCATGTTGGTGGAAAG GGGCTGTTACTGGGGATGATATGTGCGTTCATTGTTCAAGTATTCGCTCTAACGATCATTACAATACGCACTGATTGGAAGAAAGAG ATAAGGAAGGCTTCTGATAGAGTCAATGATTCTATAACAACAGAGAGCTTGGTCTATTGA
- the LOC127110588 gene encoding protein DETOXIFICATION 16 isoform X2: MSLDTPLIVEETKQNSKEEDKRELIEEVKKQLWLSGPLVSVSLLNFGIDLISVMFVGHLGELTLSGASMATSFATVTGFSLLAGMASALDTLCGQSYGAKQYRMLGVHTQRAMFILMMAAIPLAIIWANTRSILIFLGQDPEISTEAGNYAKLMVPGLFGYGLLQCLNRFLQTQNIVFPMLFGAVLTTLLHIPLCWIMVYKSGLGGRGAAIANLISEWLNVIILSLYIKFSPSCKNTWHGFSKEALALNNIPIFLKLAIPSTLMVCLEMWSFELMVLLSGLLPNSKLETSVLSICLNTEVAIWMIPFGLGEAISNEEEVVKYVGTLLPILAATHFLDGLQCVLSGMARGCGWQESGAYVNLGAYYLVGVPAAVVLAFVLHVGGKGLLLGMICAFIVQVFALTIITIRTDWKKEIRKASDRVNDSITTESLVY, encoded by the exons ATGTCGCTTGACACTCCATTGATTGTTGAAGAAACAAAACAGAACAGCAAGGAAGAAGATAAAAGAGAATTGATTGAAGAAGTGAAAAAACAGTTATGGCTATCAGGACCGTTAGTTTCTGTTTCACTTTTGAATTTTGGTATCGATCTTATTTCAGTTATGTTTGTTGGTCATCTTGGTGAATTGACTCTTTCTGGTGCTTCCATGGCTACTTCTTTTGCTACTGTCACTGGCTTCAGTTTATTG GCAGGAATGGCAAGTGCATTGGACACATTATGTGGACAATCATATGGGGCAAAACAGTACCGCATGTTAGGCGTACACACGCAGAGAGCAATGTTCATTCTCATGATGGCCGCGATTCCCCTAGCGATTATTTGGGCCAACACAAGATCCATTCTCATTTTTCTCGGCCAAGATCCTGAAATATCTACCGAGGCTGGAAACTATGCTAAGTTAATGGTTCCAGGGCTTTTTGGTTATGGTCTTCTACAATGCCTCAACAGATTCTTACAGACTCAAAATATTGTATTTCCAATGTTGTTTGGCGCCGTGCTTACGACATTACTTCATATTCCTCTATGTTGGATTATGGTATACAAGTCTGGGTTAGGTGGCAGAGGGGCTGCCATAGCAAATTTAATTTCTGAATGGTTGAATGTTATTATACTCTCACTTTATATCAAGTTTTCTCCTTCATGTAAAAATACTTGGCATGGATTTTCCAAGGAGGCATTAGCACTTAACAACATCCCTATTTTCTTGAAGCTTGCTATTCCTTCAACTCTAATGGTTTG CTTGGAAATGTGGTCATTTGAGTTAATGGTTCTCCTTTCTGGTCTCCTTCCAAATTCAAAGTTGGAAACATCAGTGCTTTCTATCTG TTTGAATACAGAAGTAGCTATTTGGATGATACCATTTGGACTTGGTGAAGCAATAAG TAATGAAGAAGAAGTTGTCAAATACGTTGGAACTTTGTTGCCAATTCTTGCTGCAACCCACTTCCTCGATGGACTACAATGCGTTCTTTCAGGCATGGCTAGAGGATGTGGTTGGCAGGAAAGTGGTGCTTATGTTAATCTGGGAGCATACTATTTAGTTGGGGTTCCGGCGGCCGTAGTATTAGCTTTTGTATTGCATGTTGGTGGAAAG GGGCTGTTACTGGGGATGATATGTGCGTTCATTGTTCAAGTATTCGCTCTAACGATCATTACAATACGCACTGATTGGAAGAAAGAG ATAAGGAAGGCTTCTGATAGAGTCAATGATTCTATAACAACAGAGAGCTTGGTCTATTGA